GGCCGCCGGAGAAAATTCAAATGTGAGGAAGACAGTGTCTTCTAGACCTGCTTTCTGCTCCAGACGGTGACGCAGATGCGGACTCGATCCGGCAGCGCCCTGAAGACAAGACGTCCAGTCCATTTGACTCAAATACTGCTCTATCATCCGCTTTTTATATACGTTTAACTTTTTTATGCCCTTGTAATCGTAGTACATATCGTTCATGAGCGGTTCAAAGCTCAAATGCCGGACAGGATTTCCGTATGACCTTCCCGCACCCGTTGATGATTCTGCTCCCTCGTTAGGCGTCAATCCGAAGAGTTCGATCTTTCCGTGCAGACCGAGTATGAGAACTTTAAGGAATTCGTCAACTGAGAAATCCTGCAGTGCTGCCTCGACGAACCACAGGGTCAGATCAGCAAGCGGGGCCAAGGCAGATGATAGATCACATTCCGATTCAATCCGGGATAAGTCCGAGTGAAAGGATTCCCCCTTCCGGATACATCCTGCCCGCAGCCGTTCCAATCGTTTAATGTATGTCCGTTCCTCCGGATCCCGTCCCTCGGCGATGGCCTTTATGATCTCCTCCGTCTCGTCCTGCACGCGGTTCCACAGCTCCTCGGACACACCACCCATGATACAGCGGTTCAGCGGAAGCAGCAGCCGGACAAGCTCCTCTGAAGTGAGAAAGCGTGACTTTACCAGATTCGTTAAGGATTGATTTTCTTGAAAGACAACCTCCCCCCGGATATACTGGCCCACAAGACCGTGCGTCATAATAAGGGTATGAATGATATTGTGTCGCAAGCTCATTTCACCATAACGTTCTTGAATATGTCTGGCGTACAGCTCTCCCGAGCCGATATTATGAACAAACAGATTCACACCCGATTCCTGCCACCTGATCCGATCTCGGAGAGTGCCTCCCTTAGCCGTTTCCGACCATACAAGCACCTCCTCCAGCAGCTCTCTGATCCAAAAAGACACCGGAAGTCCATCCAAAATACACAGTGTTTTCTCTACATAATCAAGCACCGGATTGGCTTGTGTCAGTTCACCGATCGAAGTAATCCGCTCCAGGTTTACAATTCGTTCTTCCGCCGAAACTATCAATTTTAGCCAGGCATATTTTTCTACAACTGAAAAATCTCCCGCTCTATAGGCTGTTGTAGCATCCAGTGATCGCAGCATTCTTGTTACACTCCTCGTTCATAATGTCGTATGTACCGACCGGATTTTCGTCGTTATGATTATAACAGAACAGATATCCGACATGGCACCTGATTTGGTAACGGGGCACTGCACGGGGTATACTGGTAGATGAAAACCATATTATTATTGCTAAGGAGTGAATAGCATGAGCTTAAAAAATAAAACAGCTATCATAACCGGTGCAGGCAAAGGCATCGGGCGAGCCATAGCAATCTCCCTCGCAAAGGAAGGCGTGCACGTCGGCCTCGTTGCCCGGACAGCCGCTGATCTTGAGTCGCTGGGACAATTCATCACAGAACAATACGGGGTAAAAGCGATTACGGCGATTGCCGATATTTCTGTTCAAAGCGAAGCGGAAGCTGCCTTTGCTGCCATTAACCAGAAGCTGGGCGCAATCGATATTCTCATTAACAATGCAGGCATCGCCCAGTTCGGAAATCTGCTCGAAATGGAGCCGGAGCAGTGGAAACGTATCGTAGACGTCAATCTCATGGGTACATATCACATGCTGCGTACCGTGCTTCCGGGCATGATCGAGCGTAGTAAAGGCGATGTGATCAACATCTCCTCCACCGCCGGAGAACGCGGCTTTGCAACGGGCTCAGCATATAATGCTTCTAAATTCGCCGTCATGGGACTGACCGAAGCTGTACTGCAAGAGGTGCGGAAGCACAACATTCGCATCACCGCACTTACACCAAGCACCGTTAATACGGATTTAGCCGTTAACGCAGGTCTGAAAATTGGCGAAGAAGACCGGATGATGCAACCGGAAGATGTTGCGGAACTGGCACTTGCCGCACTTAAGCTTCCCCCTCGAGTATTTGTTAAAACAGCAGGCATCTGGACAACCAACCCCCAATAACATAAATACTAAATTATTTAAGCCGTCTATCCGCAAGGGCATGAGACGGCTTTTATTTATCGTTTTCACCCGTGTGAAAACAACAGCGACATGATATAATGACTGGGTGCTGGGTGCTTACCCACATAGTGTTTATAGTAAGAAAGAAGATGAACAACATCCATGATTACTGACATTATTCTGGAAGTAGTCCTACCCATCTTTGTCCTGATCGGAATCGGAATTCTGATGCAACGGGCATTTCAGCTCGACCTATATACGTTGGCCAAGATCAACTTCTATTACATCACACCAGCTGCTGTATTCATGAGCATGTATGAATCTGAAATGTCGCCCAAATTGCTGGGAACCGTCACACTGTTCTATGTAATATATGTAACCGCTCTTTATATCATTGGACGTATTACCGCCAAACGCCGCAAATTTAGCCGCGGAATGAGGGCTGCGTTTACGAATAGCCTTATCTTGGACAATTCGGGAAACTACGGACTTCCGATCAATGACCTTGTGTTTAAAGGCGATCCGTTGGCTGGCTCTGTTCAAGCCTTGATTATGTCCCTTCAAAGTCTGCTTACATTCACCTATGGTGTCATTTCCATACAGGGAGCAAAAACCGAAGGATTATACCGACACGCAATCATCGGATTTCTAAAAATGCCGGTATCCTACGCGCTGATTCTGGGGCTGCTGCTGCATGCCTTGGACGTACCGCTGCCTGTCTTCGTCTCCCAGCCACTGATGTATGCAGACCAATCCTTGGTAGCTATCGCGCTGCTCACGCTAGGTGCTCAAATTATCAAGTATCCGCTCCGGCTGCGTAGATTCGATGTATATCTCAGCGTAGCACTCCGGCTGCTTGCCGCTCCGGCCATTGGAATTCTCATTGTGTTCACTCTCGGTCTTGAGGGAATTCCCGCCCAAGCCCTTATTATCGCCTCAGGCATGCCGGTTGGTGTAAATACATCCATCCTTGCGGAAGAATATCAGAATGAACCCGATTTTGCTGCACAAACCGTGCTCTTGTCGACCATACTGAATGTTATAA
Above is a window of Paenibacillus uliginis N3/975 DNA encoding:
- a CDS encoding AEC family transporter, whose amino-acid sequence is MITDIILEVVLPIFVLIGIGILMQRAFQLDLYTLAKINFYYITPAAVFMSMYESEMSPKLLGTVTLFYVIYVTALYIIGRITAKRRKFSRGMRAAFTNSLILDNSGNYGLPINDLVFKGDPLAGSVQALIMSLQSLLTFTYGVISIQGAKTEGLYRHAIIGFLKMPVSYALILGLLLHALDVPLPVFVSQPLMYADQSLVAIALLTLGAQIIKYPLRLRRFDVYLSVALRLLAAPAIGILIVFTLGLEGIPAQALIIASGMPVGVNTSILAEEYQNEPDFAAQTVLLSTILNVITITGLISLAKLVA
- a CDS encoding 3-ketoacyl-ACP reductase, yielding MSLKNKTAIITGAGKGIGRAIAISLAKEGVHVGLVARTAADLESLGQFITEQYGVKAITAIADISVQSEAEAAFAAINQKLGAIDILINNAGIAQFGNLLEMEPEQWKRIVDVNLMGTYHMLRTVLPGMIERSKGDVINISSTAGERGFATGSAYNASKFAVMGLTEAVLQEVRKHNIRITALTPSTVNTDLAVNAGLKIGEEDRMMQPEDVAELALAALKLPPRVFVKTAGIWTTNPQ
- a CDS encoding class I SAM-dependent methyltransferase, whose amino-acid sequence is MLRSLDATTAYRAGDFSVVEKYAWLKLIVSAEERIVNLERITSIGELTQANPVLDYVEKTLCILDGLPVSFWIRELLEEVLVWSETAKGGTLRDRIRWQESGVNLFVHNIGSGELYARHIQERYGEMSLRHNIIHTLIMTHGLVGQYIRGEVVFQENQSLTNLVKSRFLTSEELVRLLLPLNRCIMGGVSEELWNRVQDETEEIIKAIAEGRDPEERTYIKRLERLRAGCIRKGESFHSDLSRIESECDLSSALAPLADLTLWFVEAALQDFSVDEFLKVLILGLHGKIELFGLTPNEGAESSTGAGRSYGNPVRHLSFEPLMNDMYYDYKGIKKLNVYKKRMIEQYLSQMDWTSCLQGAAGSSPHLRHRLEQKAGLEDTVFLTFEFSPAAEKLIQFCIEAEKSPLYEKAVLMLFDLFGLRRDAYDRFHNEETYLQDMNSSGDYKKVILDYIAGSRVVDIGPGGGVMLDLIEEQMPEVRAVGIDISSNVIEALEKRKRLEGRSWEVVKGDALNLRDYLEPGGVDTVIFSSILHELYSYIELGGSRFNPSTVAAALKSAYEVLSPGGRIIIRDGIMTEPEEQVRRIRFLEEDGMLWLSRYADDFKGRKIAYQKLSNNEVSMPVNDAMEFLYTYTWGEEAYVHEVQEQFGYFTPSQYESVIRETLGSEAKIVVSLHFLQEGYTEALTGRIQLMDETGNPASLPDSTCLIVIEKA